One segment of Pandoraea pnomenusa DNA contains the following:
- a CDS encoding ornithine carbamoyltransferase, which translates to MTCHWLAPDMTMRAADYCALLEAALSFKRRYPIHTEAVLHGRTIYFLFHNASLRTRSSFQTGLSRMGGHAVVLDPRHGIYTPALPDAEIPYATERIADVARVLSSYGDAIAIRMYGEPAGWVYGAAHRHLEAFAQWSDVPLINMECDRFHPCQALADVMTMREALGELPGRRLCISWAYSGSWHKPVAVPQSLLLAAVKTGMDVTLAHPPLSRSILT; encoded by the coding sequence GTGACTTGCCATTGGCTGGCGCCCGACATGACCATGCGCGCGGCGGACTATTGCGCGTTGCTTGAAGCCGCGCTTTCGTTCAAGCGACGCTATCCGATTCACACGGAAGCGGTGTTGCATGGCCGTACGATCTACTTCCTCTTCCACAACGCGTCGTTGCGTACGCGAAGCAGCTTCCAGACCGGGTTGTCGCGAATGGGTGGGCACGCGGTGGTGCTCGATCCGCGTCACGGCATCTATACGCCGGCGCTTCCGGACGCCGAAATTCCCTACGCGACGGAGCGCATCGCCGACGTCGCCCGAGTCCTCTCGTCGTACGGCGATGCCATCGCGATTCGCATGTACGGCGAGCCCGCAGGATGGGTATACGGCGCGGCGCATCGTCATCTCGAGGCGTTCGCGCAGTGGAGCGACGTGCCGCTCATCAATATGGAATGCGATCGATTTCATCCATGTCAGGCGCTGGCGGATGTGATGACGATGCGCGAAGCGCTGGGCGAACTCCCGGGCCGACGGCTATGCATTAGTTGGGCGTACTCGGGAAGCTGGCACAAGCCGGTGGCGGTGCCGCAGAGTTTGTTGCTCGCAGCGGTCAAAACGGGGATGGATGTGACGCTGGCGCACCCCCCGCTTTCGCGCTCGATCCTCACGTGA
- the ctaD gene encoding cytochrome c oxidase subunit I: protein MSSIAHDHVAGHDDHAHDHPHGWRRWLFATNHKDIGTMYMIFSFVMLLSGGVMALMIRAELFEPGLQFIRPEFFNQLTTMHGLVMIFGAIMPAFVGFANWMIPLQIGASDMAFARMNNFSFWLLPVGGLLLISSFLVPGGATAAGWTMYAPLSVQMGPGQDLAIFGAHILGASSIMGAINIIVTILNMRAPGMTLMKMPMFVWTWLITAYLLIAVMPVLAGAITMLLTDRHFGTSFFNAAGGGDPVMYQHIFWFFGHPEVYIMILPAFGIVSQVIPAFSRKPLFGYSSMVYATASIAILSFMVWAHHMFVTGMPVTGQLFFMYATMLISVPTGVKVFNWVATMWKGSLTFETPMLFAVGFLFVFTMGGFTGLMLSLAPLDIQMHGTYYVVAHFHYVLVAGSLFALFSGFYYWVPKWTGHMYNEWRGKFHFWGSLITFNVTFFPMHFLGLAGMPRRYADYPAQFTDFNQIATIGAFGFGLMQVYFLFFVALPTWRGGPAAEAKPWDGAEGLEWTVPSPAPFHTFETPPKVH, encoded by the coding sequence ATGAGTTCCATCGCTCACGATCACGTGGCGGGTCACGACGATCACGCGCACGACCATCCGCACGGATGGCGTCGCTGGCTGTTCGCGACGAATCACAAGGACATCGGCACGATGTACATGATCTTCTCGTTCGTCATGCTGCTCTCGGGCGGTGTGATGGCGCTGATGATCCGTGCGGAATTGTTCGAGCCGGGCCTGCAGTTCATTCGTCCGGAGTTCTTCAACCAGCTCACCACCATGCACGGGCTGGTGATGATTTTCGGTGCAATCATGCCGGCGTTCGTAGGCTTCGCGAACTGGATGATTCCGCTGCAGATCGGTGCGTCCGACATGGCGTTCGCGCGCATGAACAACTTCAGCTTCTGGCTGCTGCCGGTCGGCGGCCTGCTGCTGATCTCGTCGTTCCTCGTGCCGGGCGGCGCCACGGCGGCCGGCTGGACGATGTATGCGCCGCTGTCGGTGCAGATGGGCCCGGGACAGGATCTGGCGATCTTCGGCGCGCACATTCTGGGTGCCTCGTCGATCATGGGCGCGATCAACATCATCGTGACCATTCTGAACATGCGCGCGCCGGGCATGACGCTCATGAAGATGCCGATGTTCGTGTGGACGTGGCTGATCACCGCCTATCTGCTCATCGCCGTGATGCCGGTGCTCGCGGGCGCCATCACGATGCTGCTCACGGACCGTCACTTCGGCACGTCGTTCTTCAACGCGGCAGGCGGGGGCGACCCGGTGATGTACCAGCACATCTTCTGGTTCTTCGGACACCCGGAGGTGTACATCATGATTCTGCCGGCGTTCGGGATCGTGTCGCAGGTGATCCCGGCGTTCTCGCGCAAGCCGCTGTTCGGCTATAGCTCGATGGTGTACGCCACGGCGTCGATCGCGATCCTGTCGTTCATGGTGTGGGCGCACCACATGTTCGTGACGGGCATGCCGGTCACGGGGCAGCTCTTCTTCATGTACGCCACGATGCTGATCTCGGTGCCGACCGGCGTGAAGGTGTTCAACTGGGTTGCCACGATGTGGAAGGGCTCGCTCACGTTCGAGACCCCGATGCTCTTCGCCGTCGGCTTCCTGTTCGTGTTCACGATGGGTGGCTTCACCGGCCTGATGCTCTCGCTGGCGCCGCTCGACATTCAGATGCACGGCACTTACTACGTGGTGGCGCACTTCCACTACGTACTGGTGGCCGGTTCACTCTTCGCGTTGTTCTCGGGGTTCTACTACTGGGTGCCGAAGTGGACAGGTCACATGTACAACGAGTGGCGTGGCAAGTTCCACTTCTGGGGCTCGCTGATCACGTTCAACGTGACGTTCTTCCCGATGCACTTCCTGGGACTCGCCGGCATGCCGCGTCGCTATGCCGACTACCCGGCACAGTTCACCGACTTCAATCAGATCGCCACGATCGGTGCGTTCGGTTTCGGCCTGATGCAGGTGTACTTCCTGTTCTTCGTTGCGCTGCCGACATGGCGTGGCGGCCCCGCCGCCGAAGCCAAGCCGTGGGACGGTGCGGAGGGACTTGAGTGGACCGTGCCGAGCCCGGCGCCGTTCCACACGTTCGAGACCCCGCCGAAGGTGCATTGA
- a CDS encoding DUF2244 domain-containing protein translates to MLAASSSDAGSVTKEWTHKRNCAISPRQFVLFYLSLAAVSLGVALIAAWRGGWLVLPFTGLDLLVVGVAFVIHARHATDYEVIRLSPMSLVVEQRSAQRLTQYEFNPRWVRIDVETPPRTRIVLRSGGRSITVGAYLAPHRRETFARELRRCLAQQA, encoded by the coding sequence ATGCTCGCAGCCTCTTCTTCCGACGCCGGATCGGTGACGAAGGAATGGACGCACAAGCGCAACTGCGCGATATCGCCGCGCCAGTTTGTCCTGTTCTACCTGTCGTTGGCCGCCGTGTCGCTGGGTGTTGCCTTGATTGCGGCGTGGCGCGGTGGGTGGTTGGTCTTGCCGTTCACAGGCCTGGACTTGCTCGTGGTGGGCGTTGCGTTCGTCATTCATGCCCGGCATGCCACAGATTACGAGGTCATTCGGTTGTCGCCCATGAGCCTTGTGGTCGAGCAACGTTCAGCACAGAGGTTGACGCAGTACGAGTTCAATCCCCGCTGGGTACGCATCGACGTCGAGACACCGCCGCGCACGCGCATCGTATTGCGCTCGGGCGGCCGCTCGATCACCGTCGGCGCCTATCTTGCGCCGCATCGCCGCGAAACGTTTGCGCGCGAGCTGCGCCGTTGTCTTGCCCAACAGGCCTGA
- a CDS encoding helix-turn-helix transcriptional regulator produces the protein MRATRCTTPRSFTDHLSALHAASDVDGVRAALVPLCRALRQRYFSYRGHFPLPGDGVALPRLGNLPRTWEAQYERRRYAAVDPVLALAARQLTPVEWTPALYVSPQARELLREQRAAGLRAGITYPVFTPSGASGTLSLSSPHAPARRLRASGPHAWVLHAGAMLAMHVHEAVWRIVQRDALRAHAPVLTPRERECLQWVARGKTSWEIGRILTISEHGVVFHLRSVMRKFNVSSRHRAARLASDYGLLDDGPATVSSHDPGRSSPPSPSSPSSPSSPSSSSSPHSRSSPCAPSAAPPEAPSMQVQALAPPLSLVTFGWPDPRASCTAST, from the coding sequence ATGCGTGCCACGCGCTGCACCACACCCCGTTCGTTCACCGACCATCTGAGCGCACTGCACGCGGCCAGCGACGTCGATGGCGTACGCGCCGCGCTGGTGCCGCTGTGTCGCGCGCTCAGGCAACGCTACTTCAGCTATCGCGGCCATTTCCCATTGCCGGGCGATGGCGTGGCCTTGCCACGACTCGGCAATCTGCCCCGAACGTGGGAGGCACAATACGAGCGGCGGCGATACGCCGCGGTCGACCCGGTGCTTGCGCTCGCCGCTCGTCAACTCACGCCCGTGGAATGGACGCCCGCGCTCTATGTCTCGCCTCAGGCGCGTGAGCTGCTGCGAGAGCAGCGCGCCGCGGGTTTGCGCGCTGGAATCACGTACCCCGTGTTTACCCCTTCCGGGGCATCCGGCACGTTGAGTCTGTCGTCGCCTCATGCGCCGGCGCGACGCCTTCGTGCAAGCGGCCCCCACGCCTGGGTGTTGCATGCGGGTGCCATGCTGGCCATGCACGTGCACGAAGCTGTCTGGCGCATCGTGCAACGCGACGCCCTGCGCGCGCATGCACCGGTTCTAACGCCGCGGGAGCGCGAATGCCTGCAATGGGTCGCACGCGGCAAGACGTCGTGGGAAATCGGGCGCATCCTCACCATTTCCGAACACGGCGTCGTTTTCCATTTGCGCAGTGTCATGCGCAAATTCAACGTCTCGAGCCGACATCGGGCGGCAAGGCTCGCCAGCGATTACGGCCTGCTCGATGACGGGCCGGCCACCGTGTCGTCACACGATCCGGGCCGCTCCTCGCCGCCCTCGCCCTCTTCGCCCTCTTCGCCCTCTTCGCCCTCTTCGTCTTCCTCGCCACATTCGCGGTCTTCGCCATGCGCGCCATCCGCCGCACCGCCCGAGGCACCGTCCATGCAAGTCCAGGCGCTCGCTCCCCCGCTGTCGCTTGTCACTTTCGGGTGGCCAGATCCGCGAGCGTCCTGTACCGCGTCAACGTGA
- a CDS encoding threonine synthase: MTCAFSYHYVCVRCATPQPWDGIRYRCHVCGQNLRVERKADSHSPAAADLVRAFRGQGMWRYAALLPVEARWRSRLAVGGTPLVDCGVERGAHLWVKDEARNPSGSLKDRATELVLAAARRSGCTRVVTASTGNAGASLACIAASHAMGATVLVPATAPSAKLAQIRAYGATVRLVEGGYDTAFDIAERMADDARVCCRNTGVNPFTREGKKTCAFEIAESLDWQVPDWVIVPTGDGNLLSGIATGFFDLFSLGITSSVPRLLAAQAECSNSIARDWRVHGRHRDIDLPDAPVAVHPDSVADSLCVERPRDHFAALSALRATRGDCVVISDAQIMTASRALAQQFGLWFEPSSAAGYAALRDCLASGLIAPGARVVVLGTGSGLKSAQASEHAPLDGAPDILDVGPHHTQDNRRLAGKADARP, encoded by the coding sequence ATGACTTGCGCGTTTTCCTACCACTATGTCTGTGTGCGATGCGCGACGCCGCAACCGTGGGATGGCATTCGGTATCGTTGTCATGTGTGCGGCCAGAACCTGCGGGTCGAACGCAAAGCCGACAGCCATTCGCCCGCCGCGGCGGATCTTGTCCGTGCGTTCCGTGGCCAGGGCATGTGGCGCTACGCGGCCCTCTTGCCTGTCGAAGCCCGCTGGCGCAGCCGGTTGGCCGTTGGCGGAACGCCGCTGGTCGACTGCGGTGTCGAGCGCGGCGCGCACCTTTGGGTCAAGGACGAAGCGCGCAACCCGAGCGGTTCGCTCAAGGACCGGGCGACGGAGCTGGTGCTCGCCGCAGCGAGACGATCGGGATGCACGCGAGTCGTCACGGCGTCGACCGGCAACGCCGGTGCATCGCTCGCTTGCATCGCAGCGTCGCATGCCATGGGTGCGACCGTATTGGTGCCCGCCACGGCGCCGTCGGCGAAACTGGCGCAGATCCGCGCATATGGCGCGACGGTTCGATTGGTGGAGGGCGGGTATGACACCGCGTTCGATATTGCGGAGCGGATGGCCGACGACGCGCGGGTCTGCTGCCGAAACACCGGCGTCAATCCGTTCACTCGAGAGGGAAAGAAGACGTGTGCATTCGAAATTGCGGAGTCGCTCGATTGGCAAGTACCGGATTGGGTAATCGTCCCGACGGGAGACGGTAACCTGCTATCCGGGATCGCAACGGGATTCTTCGATCTGTTCTCCCTTGGCATCACGTCGTCCGTCCCCCGATTGCTCGCCGCGCAAGCCGAGTGCTCGAACAGCATTGCGCGAGACTGGCGGGTGCACGGGAGACACCGCGACATCGACCTGCCGGACGCGCCGGTTGCGGTGCATCCCGATTCGGTGGCCGACAGCCTCTGTGTCGAGCGTCCGCGCGATCACTTCGCTGCATTGAGCGCATTGCGGGCGACGCGTGGCGATTGCGTTGTGATCAGCGACGCACAGATCATGACGGCCTCGCGCGCCCTCGCGCAGCAGTTTGGCCTCTGGTTCGAGCCATCTTCGGCGGCAGGCTACGCCGCGCTGCGCGATTGTCTGGCAAGCGGGCTGATCGCACCGGGAGCGCGCGTGGTGGTGCTCGGCACGGGCAGCGGGCTCAAATCCGCACAGGCGTCGGAACACGCGCCATTGGATGGCGCCCCCGACATCCTGGATGTCGGGCCACACCATACGCAAGACAACCGGCGGCTCGCCGGGAAGGCGGATGCGCGACCATGA
- a CDS encoding flavin reductase family protein — translation MELDPTTLDESSIYNFMMSTILPRPIAWVSTVDAEGRLNLAPYAYFMGVCCVPMTVLFCPVVPPPPKRKKDTLRNIEAVPEFVVNVASASNIDAVNLSAAPLPPGESEFDLAGVTPVASSRVRPPRVREAAVAYECRVRDVIEISASPGGGWVVLGTVLAAHVDAALLDPVSHQVDLAGLRPIGRLGGGSFVNAASDTFTLTRYRTLADLATRK, via the coding sequence ATGGAATTGGACCCAACTACCCTCGACGAGTCGAGTATCTACAACTTCATGATGAGCACGATCCTGCCGCGCCCCATTGCGTGGGTGAGTACGGTCGACGCCGAAGGGCGTCTGAATCTTGCGCCGTACGCATACTTCATGGGGGTGTGCTGTGTGCCGATGACCGTGTTGTTCTGCCCGGTGGTGCCGCCCCCGCCGAAGCGAAAGAAAGACACGCTCCGCAACATCGAGGCCGTGCCGGAGTTCGTTGTGAACGTGGCCAGCGCGTCGAATATCGACGCCGTGAATCTCTCCGCCGCGCCGTTGCCCCCGGGGGAGTCGGAGTTCGATCTGGCCGGTGTGACACCCGTCGCGTCGTCGCGCGTCCGGCCGCCGCGTGTTCGGGAGGCGGCCGTTGCATATGAGTGCCGGGTGCGCGACGTGATCGAAATCAGCGCGTCGCCCGGCGGCGGGTGGGTCGTACTCGGGACCGTGCTGGCGGCGCACGTCGATGCTGCACTGCTCGATCCGGTCTCGCATCAAGTCGATCTTGCCGGGCTTCGCCCGATCGGACGGTTGGGCGGAGGATCGTTCGTGAATGCCGCAAGCGACACGTTCACGTTGACGCGGTACAGGACGCTCGCGGATCTGGCCACCCGAAAGTGA
- a CDS encoding ornithine carbamoyltransferase yields the protein MQAAAQIAGQTGASVRVTHELPAGVDGAHVVYAKSWCSLAHLPKRPGESVDEAAMRDVFERHRDWRIDARVMQGAAPSAGYMHCLPADRGQEVSEDVIDGPSSWVFAQAANRLHAQNAVMAHLLNPGCLA from the coding sequence ATGCAGGCGGCGGCGCAGATTGCCGGGCAGACCGGCGCATCCGTTCGCGTCACGCACGAATTGCCGGCCGGCGTGGACGGTGCGCATGTCGTCTACGCGAAGTCGTGGTGCAGTCTTGCGCATCTCCCGAAGCGACCTGGGGAATCCGTCGATGAAGCCGCGATGCGCGATGTCTTCGAGCGCCACCGCGACTGGCGCATCGATGCGCGGGTGATGCAGGGCGCGGCGCCGAGTGCGGGCTACATGCATTGCCTGCCGGCTGACCGCGGGCAGGAAGTCTCGGAAGACGTGATCGATGGGCCCTCGTCCTGGGTCTTCGCGCAGGCGGCGAATCGGCTGCACGCGCAGAACGCCGTGATGGCCCATTTGCTTAACCCGGGGTGTCTGGCATGA
- a CDS encoding diiron oxygenase — MADPSSIDAPGCRPELRPWREVAAVTRCATETPFPALRPDDLLFNVSLMPYAMHPLVCARGQATRQHLSALRLADYLNRTERVELHIVNRAVEQMLDIPGIRSVTRDDLLAIYTDEGFHTWMMERFRRHCHVATGYALTQCSSLSVTRVMALCEGAPLPSRATAVVAAAAITETLITGTLREAGAGDSVYAPVRTLLAEHGADEMRHQAAFVRFVGEWVPLLSPDERAFLDAIVPELMMAFLAPELPTWHAHLCAVGVTSRDADRILRDSVDPLQVGVQMMEAALVPRRLFERLGMSCTQRFAHRVGRWRPPE, encoded by the coding sequence ATGGCTGATCCATCATCGATCGACGCCCCCGGATGCCGCCCCGAGCTGCGACCGTGGCGCGAGGTCGCGGCCGTCACGCGCTGCGCAACGGAGACGCCGTTCCCCGCGCTTCGGCCTGACGATCTGCTGTTCAACGTGTCGCTCATGCCGTATGCCATGCATCCGCTGGTGTGCGCGCGGGGACAAGCAACGCGACAACATCTGAGTGCGTTGCGTCTGGCCGATTATCTGAACCGGACGGAGCGCGTCGAGCTGCATATCGTCAATCGCGCCGTTGAACAAATGCTCGACATCCCGGGCATCCGGTCGGTGACCCGCGACGATCTCCTCGCCATCTATACAGATGAGGGATTTCATACGTGGATGATGGAGCGCTTTCGCCGCCATTGCCATGTGGCCACCGGATATGCGCTGACGCAATGTTCGTCGCTCAGCGTCACGCGGGTGATGGCGTTGTGCGAAGGCGCCCCCTTACCCTCTCGGGCGACGGCCGTCGTGGCAGCGGCGGCGATCACCGAGACGCTGATTACCGGCACGCTGCGTGAGGCGGGCGCAGGCGACAGCGTCTACGCGCCGGTGCGCACGTTGCTGGCCGAACATGGCGCGGACGAGATGCGACATCAAGCGGCCTTCGTGCGCTTCGTCGGCGAGTGGGTGCCCCTGCTGTCGCCGGATGAGCGCGCTTTTCTCGACGCGATCGTGCCGGAGTTGATGATGGCCTTTCTCGCGCCCGAGCTTCCCACGTGGCACGCGCATCTGTGTGCCGTGGGAGTGACGTCGCGCGATGCGGATCGGATTCTCCGGGACAGCGTCGATCCGCTGCAGGTCGGCGTGCAGATGATGGAGGCGGCATTGGTGCCGAGGCGCCTGTTCGAGCGGCTCGGCATGTCGTGCACGCAGCGGTTTGCGCATCGCGTGGGTCGCTGGCGGCCCCCCGAATGA
- a CDS encoding FAD-dependent oxidoreductase produces the protein MTRRRQVVVLGAGVSGLTSAVALCLAGCDVEVHAAEGPSQTTSALAAAIWHPFYQAPDFVYLARAGKTYATMARLAEDASSGIRMRALTEYFRHDAGAPWWAECARRLSRVAPHNVPEGFACAYRMDVPVADAAVYLRYLMNTFLDAGGRCVLTRVDDPIPLLDQADWVVNCCGYGSRRFGDDDLALSRAVVLRAASDPCVKGCFIDDSDPVAPSYIVDRGHDVILGGTADAELTSTLVGNARIDDIVERCSRLCEGVARLRVIEARVGFRPVRRTVRVARDSRHARLLHNYGHGGGGFTLSWGCADDVVRMVEEDG, from the coding sequence ATGACGCGTCGTCGACAGGTCGTCGTGCTCGGCGCAGGCGTCAGCGGACTGACCAGTGCCGTAGCGCTTTGCCTGGCAGGATGTGATGTCGAGGTGCATGCCGCCGAGGGGCCGTCGCAGACGACCTCGGCACTTGCCGCCGCGATCTGGCATCCGTTCTATCAGGCGCCGGACTTTGTTTATCTGGCTCGCGCCGGAAAAACCTACGCAACGATGGCCCGGCTCGCTGAGGATGCGTCATCGGGTATCCGCATGCGAGCGTTGACCGAGTACTTTCGTCACGACGCGGGAGCGCCATGGTGGGCCGAATGCGCTCGCCGCCTCAGCCGGGTCGCACCGCACAACGTTCCCGAAGGATTTGCATGTGCATACCGGATGGACGTGCCCGTTGCCGACGCCGCCGTTTATCTGCGCTATCTCATGAATACCTTTCTCGACGCCGGCGGCCGGTGCGTGCTGACACGGGTCGACGACCCCATACCTCTGCTCGATCAGGCGGATTGGGTGGTGAATTGCTGTGGTTACGGCAGCCGACGTTTCGGCGACGACGACCTAGCGTTGTCGCGAGCCGTGGTGCTGCGCGCGGCGAGTGACCCGTGCGTGAAGGGCTGCTTCATCGACGATTCCGACCCGGTCGCACCATCCTATATCGTCGATCGCGGGCATGACGTCATTCTCGGTGGAACGGCCGACGCGGAACTCACATCGACGCTCGTTGGCAACGCGCGAATCGACGACATTGTCGAGCGTTGCTCGCGGTTGTGCGAGGGGGTGGCGCGACTTCGCGTCATCGAAGCGCGGGTCGGTTTCCGGCCCGTGCGGCGGACGGTGCGCGTGGCGCGCGACTCGCGGCATGCGAGGTTGCTCCACAACTACGGACACGGCGGCGGTGGATTCACGTTGTCATGGGGATGCGCCGACGATGTCGTGCGCATGGTCGAGGAGGATGGTTGA